From Thalassospiraceae bacterium LMO-JJ14:
AACGCCGCCACCCGCGATCGGCTTGATGGCGTTGACCCGCGCCTTCAGCAGGGTGCCGCCCGCGGATTGGAATTTCTCGGCTAGTACCTTGCCGATGGCGCCCGGATCGATGGCGCGTCCCTGACCTTTGATCAGGATCGCCGCTTTGTATTCAGGCGAGATATCCGGTTCCACATCTTGCAGGGCTTTGCCGTCGATCAGTTCCAGCGGCACGCCGCGTTCCCTGCGGATGCGCCATTCAAGATTTTCAAGATTGGCTTTTTCAGGGTCGCGGTATGCGAAGACATACATGGAATCGCGAACAAGGTCTTCGTGCCCCGTACCGGACAGGTGATGCCGGAAAAGTTCCACCGTCGGGCGGTGAAGCTGCAGCATGGCATCGGCAATGGCGGGGATGCGGTCTGCGCGCCCGGCGGCGAAGAACTGAATCATCCAGGGCAGAAACTTGGGCAGGTAAGACCAGCGGAGTGCGACCGGACCTTCCGGATCGAGCAGCCATTTTGGGACATTTTTCCATAGCCCTGGCATCGATTGTGGCACGCATGACCAGGTCGAGATCACGCCGGCATTGCCGTAGGACGCCGCATCCGCCGGCGGGTTCGGATCGATCAGGGTGACTGTGAGCCCGCGCTCGATCAGCGATAATGCCGAGCAGATACCGACGATGCCGGCTCCGACGACGGCATGGCCAAGATTCTCGGGCCCGTCGGCCTGAGGCTTTGTCATTTCAGCAGTTCCTTCAGGTGGTCGCGGCGCTGGTTTCGGCAGTCTGTGCACGCCAGCCGAGATATTGCTGTGCGGCGACAGGAGCAAAGAAGACCAGAGCCCAAAGATCGCTCTCGACACCGGGCGCGATCAGGAACAACCCGGCAAGTGCTGAAAGCACACGCACGGGGCCCGGCATCGGCGCCAAGCAGTAAGCCGACACGCACATCGCCATGAGGACGACCCCGACCCCGCAGGTCAGCGTTGTCGAAAGGAAGGCGCTGAGGGTGTAGTACTCGGGGAGGACAATCAGCATTGCCGGAGAATAAACAAACACCATCGGTACAATCAGCTTGCCGATGCCGAGTGTAAACGCCGAGACGCCGGTTCTGAATGGGTTGGCGTTGGCAATACCGGCCGCCGCATAAGCGGATGCGCAGACCGGGGGCGTGATCTCGGAAATGACGCCGTAGTAGAGCACGAACAGATGCGAAGCCAATGGTGGCACACCCAGCTTGCCCAATGCCGGCTGGGCAACGGTCGCCAGCATGATGTAAAGCGCCGTCGTCGGCAGCCCGGCGCCCATCAGGATGCAGGTGATGGCAATCATGACCAGCGACACGAACAGGGTGATCCCAGGAACCTGGAAATCCGAGAACGGGATGAAGCTCAGGATCGGGTAAAGTCCTTCGGCGATGGTCTGCGCGCTATTGGTGACCATGAAGCCGAGACGGAAGCCGAGGCCTGTCGAGTTGACGACACCGACGACGATGCCGATGGCGGCACAAACGGCGCCGACGGCGAGAGCATATTTAACCCCAAGCGCACAGCCTTCCAGCACGTCGCGAACGGTGATCCGATGCATCGGGTTCAGGAAGCCGATCGCCAGGGCTGACGTAATCCCCCAGAATGCGGCCATATTCGGCGAGAAGCCGCTGAACAGCACATAAATCAGCACGCCCAGCGGGGCCGCTGTCGGCCAACCGCGTTTGACCACACCCCACAGCTTGGGAATTTCTTCGGACGGCAGGCCCTTGAGCCCGAGACGCTTGGCCTGGAAGTGGACGATGCAGAGAACGCCGATGTAATGCATCGCCGCCGGTGCAATGGCGGCGACCACGATGGTGGTGTAGGGCACTTCCAGGAATTCGGCCATGACGAACGCGGCGGCACCCATGATCGGCGGTGTGATCTGTCCACCGGCACTGGCGGCGGCTTCAACGCCGCCGGCAAGGTGGCCGGGGTAACCCATACGTTTCATGTTGGGGATCGTCAGCGATCCGGTGGACACCGTGTTGGCGATGGACGATCCGGAAATGGTGCCGAAGAAGGCCGACGAGACGACGCTGACCTTGGCCAAGCCGCCGGTATAGCGCCCGGCAATGACCGTGGCGATGTCGACAAAGAACTGGCCGAGGCCCATGCGCTGCGCCAGCACGCCGAACAGAACGAAATGGAATACGACGGTTGAAACGATCCACAGCGTCACGCCGTAAATCCCTTCGGCAGGGAAGTACATGTTGTTGATGTATTGCGCCCAGCTGATGCCCGGATGCTTCAGAATCTGGATCGGAATGTACTGACCGAAGATGGCATAGCCGGTGAAGATCAGGATGATGATCGGCACGATAATGCCGAGCGAGCGGCGCACCGCTTCCAGCAGCACGATGATCAGCAGCGTGCCGAAGACGATATCGATATCCATCGGATTGCCCTGGCGCAGCACCTGGTCGGGCATCTTCAGATGGTAACCGAAAATGTTCCAGTCGATGGCGAACCACGTGACGCCGATATAGAGCGAGCACGCAACCCCGACGATGATGAAAACCCAGTCCCAGATAGGTACGTTAGAATAACGCCACCAAGTGTTGGGCCGAGGATCCCCGCCCAAGCCGCTTTTGAGTGCTGGAAAGCCGATAAACACCAGCAGGATCACCCCGGACATATGGAATCCCATGTGCCAGTAGTCGATCGGGGTGCCGAGCCCGGCTGTCAGATAATGATAAAGTGCGAATAAAATTGAAAAAGCGAATGAGAACTTCAGGAGTACAGGGCCGAGTGCCCGGGTATTCAGGCCGGAATCATATTTTCGTTCCAGTTCCTCGGCTTTTTTAATATCGAACTCAGCCATAATCCAAACACCCGCCATAAATGGATAAAGAGACGGACAGGAGCCCGTCGAAAATTACAAAGAAAATCGGCGAGACGTGCCTTTCAGCGCGTCCCGCCAATCTCATACGGCTGATTACTTGATCAGGCCGGCTTCTTTGTAGAACTTCTCGGCACCCGGGTGGATCGGGATCAGCACGCCCTTGAGGGCGGTTTCGAGCTGAATTGCTTTACCCTTCGAGTGACCTTTGTCGAGCAGCTTGCGGGTGTTCTTGTTCCACAAGGCTTTCGTGATGTCATAGATCAGATCATCCGGTTGGTTGGCACCGGTGATCAACTGACCGTTCACGGCAACCGTCGGCACATCGTAGGTGATGTTTTCGTAGGTGCCGGCGGGGATCAGCGACTCGACATAGTAAGGAATGATGCCGTTGATCGTTTTCTGGTCGTCAGCAGTGAACTTGTAGAGCTCGAAGCCCTTGGTCGAGCCCAACTGGATCAGGGCTGCGAACGGTGTACCGCCGGCGTAGAAGAACGCATCGAGCTGACCATCGGCCAGGCGCTGCGTGCTCTGACCAAGGCCCAGTTCGTTCTCGTCAGCCTTGATGCCGTATTTTTTGAGGATCATGCGCACCGAAACCTGGGTGCCCGAACCGGCTGCAGCAACACCAACGCTTTTGCCGTTCAGATCCTTGAGGCCAGACAGGGTGGAACCCTTCGGCGTTACAAGATGCATGTCTTCCGGATACAGGTTGGCGATGATGCGAATGTTCTTCTTGGCATTGCCTTTGAACTTGCCTTCGCCGTTGTAACCTTGCGTCACGCTCTGCGCACCGGCGAGGCCGGCGTCGAGCTGACCTGCATCGATGGCGTTAACGTTGGCGACGGATGCATTGGTCGAAACTGCGATGGCGACCAGGCCCGCCACGCCGCAGCTACCGCCCTTGTCGCACGGGCGTGAGCCCGGCGGGTTGGAGATCGCGTTGGCGATGAGGCCGCCAATCGGATAGTAGGTGCCACCGGCGCCGCCGGTGCCGATGCGCCAGAAT
This genomic window contains:
- a CDS encoding FAD-binding oxidoreductase, with translation MTKPQADGPENLGHAVVGAGIVGICSALSLIERGLTVTLIDPNPPADAASYGNAGVISTWSCVPQSMPGLWKNVPKWLLDPEGPVALRWSYLPKFLPWMIQFFAAGRADRIPAIADAMLQLHRPTVELFRHHLSGTGHEDLVRDSMYVFAYRDPEKANLENLEWRIRRERGVPLELIDGKALQDVEPDISPEYKAAILIKGQGRAIDPGAIGKVLAEKFQSAGGTLLKARVNAIKPIAGGGVTLETDAGTKTADKVVLSAGPWSAKLLKPHGIKVPLESERGYHIVFTDPGVTLNNSVMVTDSKFVASSMSAGIRCAGTAEFAGLDHPPDYRRAHVLAGPAKRLLPKLNAEAREVWMGQRPSFPDTLPAIGLVPGLPGVISAFGHGHLGLTAAPMTGRIVAALAMDETPNIDISAYSLGRFDNV
- a CDS encoding TRAP transporter permease; translation: MAEFDIKKAEELERKYDSGLNTRALGPVLLKFSFAFSILFALYHYLTAGLGTPIDYWHMGFHMSGVILLVFIGFPALKSGLGGDPRPNTWWRYSNVPIWDWVFIIVGVACSLYIGVTWFAIDWNIFGYHLKMPDQVLRQGNPMDIDIVFGTLLIIVLLEAVRRSLGIIVPIIILIFTGYAIFGQYIPIQILKHPGISWAQYINNMYFPAEGIYGVTLWIVSTVVFHFVLFGVLAQRMGLGQFFVDIATVIAGRYTGGLAKVSVVSSAFFGTISGSSIANTVSTGSLTIPNMKRMGYPGHLAGGVEAAASAGGQITPPIMGAAAFVMAEFLEVPYTTIVVAAIAPAAMHYIGVLCIVHFQAKRLGLKGLPSEEIPKLWGVVKRGWPTAAPLGVLIYVLFSGFSPNMAAFWGITSALAIGFLNPMHRITVRDVLEGCALGVKYALAVGAVCAAIGIVVGVVNSTGLGFRLGFMVTNSAQTIAEGLYPILSFIPFSDFQVPGITLFVSLVMIAITCILMGAGLPTTALYIMLATVAQPALGKLGVPPLASHLFVLYYGVISEITPPVCASAYAAAGIANANPFRTGVSAFTLGIGKLIVPMVFVYSPAMLIVLPEYYTLSAFLSTTLTCGVGVVLMAMCVSAYCLAPMPGPVRVLSALAGLFLIAPGVESDLWALVFFAPVAAQQYLGWRAQTAETSAATT
- a CDS encoding TAXI family TRAP transporter solute-binding subunit; translated protein: MKHIKLLTAAAVATIALGSVAEAQEMKFWRIGTGGAGGTYYPIGGLIANAISNPPGSRPCDKGGSCGVAGLVAIAVSTNASVANVNAIDAGQLDAGLAGAQSVTQGYNGEGKFKGNAKKNIRIIANLYPEDMHLVTPKGSTLSGLKDLNGKSVGVAAAGSGTQVSVRMILKKYGIKADENELGLGQSTQRLADGQLDAFFYAGGTPFAALIQLGSTKGFELYKFTADDQKTINGIIPYYVESLIPAGTYENITYDVPTVAVNGQLITGANQPDDLIYDITKALWNKNTRKLLDKGHSKGKAIQLETALKGVLIPIHPGAEKFYKEAGLIK